The window AATGTCTTTTGCGTTATCCCAATCCTCTAGATGGACGATGTTTGATCCTTCATCCAGTGGTTCCGCTTGTCGCTTTTTAAGGTCCTTCAGGTAGTCGACCGCGACGTTGTGGGCCGTTCGGAAAAGGTAGGCTTTGGGAGAGGTGACTTCGGTCCGCCCTTTGTACTTTAGGATACGGATGTAGGATTCCTGAACGATATCATCAATGGCAGAGTCGAAGCCGAAACGACTGCGCAGCCACGCTCTCAGCGAAGGCTCGTGGGGTTCGATTTCCTCTTCGAACCAGTCGTTTTGATCGGACAATGCCATGGATTTGCTACGATGGACTTTAAAATTGGAAATTTATCAGACGTGCGAACGGTCGAAGAAGTTAGTTTGCGAAGCATCGATCGGAACGCTTGTTGGCCAAGACTGAAAATCGGAATGAACTCACCAAAAGAAATTCCGATGGTGCGTTCGGAGGCTGTTCGTCGTCACTTGCTTAGAGCTTTCTTTGCGGTGAATTGATACTGCCCCGGCTCGACGCGAATCGGGTGATTGGATGTCTCGATGACTTGGCCGTTGAGACGAATACAGTTGGTATAGGGAGCGGGAAGCGTGACTTCGGCGGTGGTGTTGGAAGGGATCGTAACTTGAAGACTGAGTTCCTCGTCGTTGATTTCCCAATACGATGCGATGACTCCGTAGGGCGAGTCGTATTTCCCTCGGGCAAAGGTGAGAGGTCCGCCTACCAAGGGGGAAATGCGGATCTTCTTGTAGCCGGGATCGAGAGGATAGATGCCGGCGATACGTTCGTACATCCATTCGCCGATGGCTCCGTAGGCGTAGTGGTTGAGAGAGCCTTGGCTTCTGTTGACGCCGTGGAGATGGGTATAGCCATCCCAGCGTTCCCAGATGGTGGTGGCGCCTTGGCTGACGGAGAAGAGCCAGGAAGGATAGGTCTCCTTGAAGAGAAGGTCGAAGGCGAGGTCGGAGCGACCGATTCTGTCGAGGGTGGGTGCGAGTAGATTTGTGCCCAAAAAACCGGTACGGAGATGGCCCTCCGCTGCCTCGAGGCTGCTTATTAGGTGTTCAGCGGCTTTTTTGGCGATCTCTGAATCGAGAAGGTTGAAAGCGAGGGCGAGCAGGTAGACGGTTTGAGTTTGGAAATCTCCGGTGTGACGACCCTCGGCGTCGAAAAATCTCTCTTGGAAGGCCTTGGCAACTTGGGCGTGTAGGGTTTTGAGTTCTTCGCTCTTCTCGGTGTGGCCAAGGACTGCGGCGGTGCGTTGGGTGAGCTCGATGGAGCGGGCGTAGAAGGCGGTGGAGATGAGGGAGTTGTCAGTGTCGCCGCGGCGTTTGTCTTTCTGTTGCGAGTAGGGCTGCAACCAGTCGCCTACTGTGCGTTGGGTGCTGATACCGTCGGTGACGTGGGTGGCGCTGTAGTCGAGCCAGCGCAGCATCATGTCGTAGTTTTCTTCGAGTACTTTTTTGTCTCCGGTTCTCCAATACGTTTCCCAAGGGATGATGGTGCAGGCGTCGGACCAGCCGGTTTCGGTGAACTTGCCGGTAGCGTTTGGGATGACCACCGGAATCTGGCCGTCGTCGTACTGCTCTTCGCACATGCTTTGCAACCATGCTGTCCAGAAAGCGTGCAGGTCGGAGTTGTAGAAGGCGGTTGGGGCGAAGACTTGGGCGTCGCCGGTCCAACCGAGCCGCTCGGCCCGCTGCGGGCAATCGGTGGGGATATCCAGGAAGTTGCCGCGGAGTCCCCAGACGATGTTGCTTTGTAGTTGGTTTATGTTGAGGTCAGAGGTTTCAAAGTGGCCGGTGTCTTCGAAGTCGGTGTACTGGACGATGCCTTTGACCCAGTTGAATTCTGGTGGATTTTCGGTGTCGTAGCCAGTTATCTCAACATAGCGGAAGCCGTGGAAGGTAAACTGCGGTTGCCACTCGGCGATACCGTCTTTATTGGCGGTGTAGTGGTTGATAGACTTGGCGGAGCCTAGGTTGCGAGTGTAGAGGGTACCGTCGCGATTGAGGGCCTCGCCGACTCGAGTTCGGAGGGTTTGGCCCTTTTTCATAGGGATGGCGATGCGTGGCACGCCGACCATGTTTTGCCCCATGTCGAAGACGATGGTGTCGGGCTCAGGTTTTGAGATGGAGATGGGCGTGAGCTCAATTTTGTCGCGGGTGGTGAAGTGGCGCTTCGGCTGTAGTTGTATTTTGGAGTCGATGAGGGCTTCGATGGGCGTTGTCCAGTTGCTGGCAGCGAAGCCGGGTTGATTCCAGCCGGGCATCTCTTGGTTGGCGTCGTAGGTTTCGCCGTCGTAGATGCCGGAGGTGCGGATGGGGCCGTCGATAGTGGTGAGCCAGGAGGAGTCGGTGAGGACGAGGTCGGAGGAGCCGTCGGCGTATTCGATTTCCAGTTGGGCGATGATTTCTGGGGGCGGCTCGTTGCCCCAGGTGCGCTTGGGACCGAAGCGGCCTGCGTACCAGCCTTCCGCAAGGATGAGCCCGATGGTGTTTTTGCCTTGTGTTAGATTTTTGGTGACGTCGTAGGTGATGGTCTCGACGCGGGTGTGGTAGGGCGTCCAGCCTGGGGCCATGCGGTCTTCGCCGACTTGCTGACCGTTTATGTGGGCTTCGAAGAGGCCTTTGGCGGTTATGTAGAGGCGGGCCTTGGCGACCTCGACCTTGGCCGAGAAGTCTTTGCGGAAATGAACGGGGCGGTAGAGAGGCGTATCGTATTCGGTCCGCTGGCCTTTGCCGTGCTCCGGGAAGCTAATCCATTTGGCCTGCCAGTCGTCGTTGGAGAGGAGGCCGAGTTCGAAGGTTTGGATTTGGCTCCAGGGGGAGGCTTCGCCCTTTTGGCTCCAGTAGCGAACGGACCAGTAGGCGACGTCTCGGGAGCTAAGCTCGGCGCCGGCGTAGGGGATGTAGAGGGATTGGGCACTGTCGGTCTTGCCGGTGTTCCAGAGATCGGCTTGGTCGGGAAGCAGCTCGGGCGAGCTCGCGACGGCGATCTGGTAGGCGGTTTGCGACGCGCTGTCGGCTGAGGCGGGCAGCTGCCAAGAGAAACTTGGGCTGGCGTTGTAGAAACCGAAAGGGTTGCTGAAGCCCTCGGAGAGCTCGAGCTCGGAAGGAGCTGGCGGAGCGGCGATGGCGGGGGCGACTATGGAGGCTGCGAAGGTCACGAGGGTTGTTAGCTTTTTCATTCTGTAATATTGTTTAACCGCTCGCTCTCTTCGTTCGCTTGAGGGCGGGGAGAACGCTGAGGTTTTTTGCCACGAAAAGGCACGAAGAATCTTGGCTCTGAAACCTGCCTTATAAGGCAGGTAGCGTTGGTTGAGCTTTTTGTGCATTTTTGTGGCAAATCTAACTTTTAATCATTGTGGAAAGATAGGAGCGTTGCCCTCCTGTTTACTTTACGAGGCGGACGGGGCCGATGAGGCCGGAGGGTTCTAGGGTTTTTAGTTCGTCGGTGGCGTAGAAGTTCCAGGATGTCCAGGTGTAGCGATCGGACGCGGGGGCGGGTTCGTTTTTGGAAAACCATTCGGGCATGGTGCCATTGAGATCGTAGTCGTCGTTGGCGGGATGGGCCTCGTCGCCGATGAGGCGGTTGGTCCAGACATTTGTAACCTCAACTTGGATACTGTTCGGACCGGGCTTGAGAGCGGAACTGATGTCGTGGGCGAAGGGCGGCTTCCACAGGGTGGGAAAGCGTTGGCCGTTGATTGTGATGACGGCGGCGATTTTGACTTCGCCGAGGTCAAGGGCGACGGGAGTGTCGGTGTTGGCCCAGTTGGCGGGGAGTTCGAAGGTTGCGTTGTAGACGGCGGTGCCGGAGAAGTGGCGTACGCCGTCCTCGCTGTGCTCGGTCCAATCCTGCAGCTCGGGCATGGCGATTTGGCCGGGGCCGCCCCAGTTTTTATCAAAGGTGACTTGCCAGTCTAGGTCGAGCGGGAGGGCCTCGGGTTCGTCGGTCTTTGCTGTTTGGCCGAGTGTATCCAGAAGTTGGAGTTTGGAGGGAGTGAATTCGGGGGCTTTGCCTTTGCGGAAGTAGACGAAGCGGGAGCCGTGGGGCTCGACGGTTAGGCGGAATCGGGTACGGAGAGCATCGCTTTGGTAGTCGACGACTTGCTCGACGGTACCGGTGTCAGCGTCCCAGATCTCGGGGGTGAGGCCGGTGACGCGGAAGTCGAGCTGCATGTCTTGGTACTCCTTGCTCTCGTTGAAGAGGAAGTAGAGGGTGCCGTCGCCGATGCTGCGGCGGATGAAGTCGGCGGATGGGGCTCCGTTGACGATGAGGTCAGGACCGAGTTGGAGATAGGCGAGGCCGTCGGCGATTTGGGCGGTGGGGATGACGGTGCCTTTTTTGTAGTGGGTTGGCTCGGTTTCGGAGGCCCAAAGTTTGGATACGATGTTGGAGAAGGTGTCGGATTTTTCGGTTTGTTCGCGGTAACCGATGGGCTTGCTGGGGGCGAGTCCGAGGATGGTGGCGCCTCGGGCGACGAGTTCTTCGAGTCGTTGGAGGGTGGCGAGGCGGAGTTGGTCGGAGTTGTGTAGGTAGAGGGCTTTGTAGGAAATCCCTTCGGGAAGGACCAGTTTGCCGTCTTGCACGGTGATGCGGTGGATGAGTACGTCGGCGTTGACGAAGTCGCCTCGGTAGCCAGCGGGGATGATGCCGCTATTCCAGAGGGGAATTTGGTTCGGTCGCTTGTCGCCAGTGAATATCAGGAAATCGGATACGGGGAGACCCTGTTGAAGGAGGTAGGAGCCGCGGGCGAGGTATTTGAACCAGGCTTTGCCGGCGTTGTGCCACCAGGTTTGGTTGCGGTCGATGTGGGAGCCGACGGAGCCCATGGTCATGCCGGGGATGACGTGGGTGTTGGGCTGGTGGGCGTAGCGGTGAAACATGGTTTCGTTGATGCCTTGGGTCCAGGCGTGGTCGCCGTAAACTTTCATGGAGAAAGGGTGGCCGCGCCAGTTGACTTGGTGCCAGGAGGTGAAGGATTCGGCGGAGATGACTTTGTTGCCGTAGATACGGGCGGATGAGACGGCAGCGTTGAAGAAGCCGTCGAAACCTTCCTCGCGGACCCAGAATTCACCCATGGTTTTGTCGGCGGTGCCGCCGACTTCCAGTTCGTTGAGGGTGCCGAAGCCGTAGGGTTCGTTGTAAGCGAGCATGCCGTGCTCGTGGCAGAGTTCGCTGAAGCGGCGGAAGTAGTTCTGGGTCATGAGGTCGGCGACGAGGTCGCGCATGTCGGTGAGCACGGCATGGGTAGCGGCGTTTGATTCGATGACGTGGCCGTTGAAGGTGGGTAGCCATTTGGTGAGGTCGTAGCCCCAGCGGTCGGAGAAGAGTTGGTCGAGGTTGGCGGTCCAGTTGTTGCCGCCCATCTCGTAGCTATCGATTTCTGAATACAGCAAGGCGTTGGAGCCGCGGGCCTGGGCTTCCTTTACGACTTTCCCGACGTATTGCTCGAAGTGGTGGTCGAGGGCGGCGGCGTCGAGCTTGTCGATCTCGAGGCCACGGCCGGCGTCTGAAGCAGGATTGTTGAAGGCGTTGGTGGTGGTGTAGCCGTAGCGGGTGATGAGCCACTTGCCTTTGGGGAGATTGGTTTTGAGCGTGTCGCTTTCGAGGTTGCCTTGGTGGAGGATGTGGATGTCGGAGGGGGCGATGATAGCGTCGGTGGGAAGCGTGTCGTAGGGGTTGGCTTCGGCGCTGACCATGGCGTTGTTCACTTGCCAATTGGGTAAGCGTGGGTAGGCGACGAGTTCGAAGCGACTTACGGGGAAGCTTTGATCGAGAATGAGGCGGAAGTGTTTGGCGGTAAGGCCGTCGGTGAAACTTTGAGTGGAGGTCCAGTGATTTTTGCCGATGCGGCCGTTGTTAAGGGTCCCGACTTCTTGGAAGGATTCGCCGTCGTCGGAAGTGTAGAGGGTGAAGACGCCGTGGCGGGAACGTTGCTCGGTGACGATGGACTTGATCGTGACGGGCTCTGGGTAGGAGGCTTGTATCCAGATTTTGCCGTCGTCGGCGGCGGTGATGATTGTTTCTGTGTCGATGTTGCCGTCTTGAAGGGCTTCGATTCCGTTGCGAGCTGCGGAGGCGGACAGGTTCGCGGTTTGGGTAGCGAGTTGTTGGACGTCGTTGGAGGCTGGCCAGGCGAGGACCGCGATGTCGCGGTAGAAGTCGCGGCTGCGGTCGGGGCGTGGAAGCGTGATACTCTGTCTGCCGCCGTTAACGACAGTTTCGGCGAATACGACTTTCTTCATGGATTGTTCGGGGGTGACCCAGGGACCTCCGCTGGAGGACCAGCCGTCGCAGTTGTGCAGGCCCATCTCGATTCCGACGCGTTGGGCTTCGACGGCGGCGTGGGCGAGGATATCGTTGAATTCCTCGCTGCCGAATTCGACCGGGCCGCAGGGGATGCCGCGGTCGATGTGGAAGACGAGGGCGCCGCCAATGTCAGCGTCGGCGAGGGCTTCGAAGTCCTGGGTGAAGCCCTCTTTGGAGAGGTTGCCGCACATGATGTGCATCCAAGTTCGCGGCTTGTATTGGTTGGATGGATTCGCGAATTCAGCGGGGTCGGGGGCCGCGGATGCGGTGGATGCGAAGAGGGTGGCGGTGGCGAGTAGGGTTTTGGTGAGGTGACGCATGGGGAATCGAAGATTAATTGCCCACGAAGGGCACTAAGGTGCACGAAGTTATGCTAATTGTAGGCGTTGGGGGAGGAAGTCGGAATCTGGGGATGGCCATCGGGGACTACCGAGCGACATAACTAAGTGCTCATGGCCGCTACCTTGTAAACTCTTCGTGGTTCTTTGTGTCCTTGGTGGGCAGTCTCTCTAGTTTTTGGAAACGAGTTTGCGTTCAGTGAGAGGGTACCAGTTTTCGATGGCGTCTTTGAGGTCGGCGACGATATTAGGATACCTGTCAGCGAGGTTGTTTTCTTCGTGCGGGTCGGCGATGACGTCGTAAAGCTGGATGGGGACGTCGCGGGGGTGGACGTTGGCGTATCGATTGACTTCGCCGTCGTAGCTGAGGATGAGTTTCCAGCGGTCGCGGATAGCCCAGAGGTAGAGGAGAGACGCTTCAGGGTTGTCGAGGTCGGCGATGTCGTGGGCGTAGGAGTCTCCGAAGATGATGTCGCGGTCGATGCGTTCGCCGTCGCGGGCGTTAGGCATGAGGTCGATGCCGGGGAGTCCGTCGGGGATGTCAACGTTGGCGGCGCTGAGGACTGTAGGGAAAAGATCGATACTGCTGACGAGGTCGCCCTTGATGTCGGGCTCGATGACGCCAGGCCAGGAAAGAATGATGGGAGAGCGGGCTCCGCCTTCGTTGACGCTTTGCTTGGACTTGGGGAGAAAGCCGTGTCGCCAACCGTCTTTGCTTTTGACGGTGGAAGGGGTTTGTACCCAGCCGTTGTCGCAGACGTAGTAGATGAGGGTGTTTTCGCGGAGGCCTTGTTCTTCGAGGTGGTCGATGAGTTGGCCGCAGGTTTCGTCGAACCATTCGCACATGGCGTAGTATTTGGCGACGTCGGGGTCGAGGCCGAGGGCGTTGTAGTGTTCGAGGATACGGTCCGGTGGAGTATGCGGTGTGTGTGGCAGGAAGGGGGCGTACCAGATGTAGAATGGCTTTTCTTCTTCTTGGGCGTGGGCGATAAAGTCGAAGATAGGGTCCATGCCTTGGCGGCCGATTTTAAGGCCGGCGTCGCCGTGGCGTGCGCCGCGACCGGGGCTGCCTTGGGTCATGCCGTGAGTGAATCCGCCGCGACTGTAGTGCCCTTCCCACCATTTGCCGCTTTGGTGGCTGAGGTATCCGGCTTCGCCCAAGATTTTGGGCAATGTATCCAATCGGTCGATATTCTCGAAGAGTTCGATAGAGAGCTCGACGTGCTTGGGGTCTTCCTTGGGGGCGAGTCGTGGGGACGGGTCGTTGCCGGTAATCTTGTGTTCGCGGGCGTAGTGGCCGGTGGCGAGCGTCATGAGCGAGGGGCGGCAGAGCGGTGTGGTGACATAAGCTCTTGGATACACGACGCCGCTCTCCGCGAGCTTGTCGAGGTGGGGCGTGCGGATGTGCTCGTGGCCCATGAAACTGTAGTCCGTCCAGGCTTGGTCGTCTGACAGAATCATGATGATGTTTGGTCGGTCGTTAGCGGTGGCCGATGCGCCGGCAATCGCGGTGAGCGTGAGGGATGCTAGGATTTTTCTTAGTAGATGATGCATGTGAAATTTGGGTTTTCGTTTTTGCCCACGAAGGACACTAAGGGGCACGTAGTGGAATTTTGTTTTTGTCTGTTACTTGGCTTTTGCAGTGAAGGTCCATTGGCCGGGGGCTACGGTGAAGAGAAGATAGTTTTGATCTTCACCGGCTGGGGTGATGCCTTCGAGGTTGGCGATTGGTTCGCCGGACCAGATGGGAGTGTCGTTGGCTTTGATTTCTGTGATCTCGAAGTGTTTCTTGGGGATGCCGACAAGGGCGGTAGTTTCCTCTGGGGAGAGGAGTTGGATGCTGAAGGTCTTATCGGTTTTGTTGATGTCGACGTCGATGTCGCCTTTGACGGAGGGGACGCGGACTTGTATGGAGTTGAGCGATCCGAGCTGGGGTTTGACGTGGTAGGTTTCCCAGGCGGGATCTACGACGGCGACGCCGGCGATGTATTGGGAGAGGATGGTATTGGGGGCGTTCCAACCGTGGTTGTAGGTGCCCATGCCGCCGGTTTTCCAGAACTCCCACAGGGTGGTGTAAGGGGCGTCGACCATGACTGTATAGCGTTTCTTCATACGCTGGAGGGAGGCTTCTTCTTCGCCCATCACGCAGAGGGCTTCGAGCACGTATTTCTCCATGTAGGGGCTGGCGAATTCTTGTTCCTCGAGCACTTTTTTAATGGCGGGATACTTGTTGGGTGAAGCAAGACCGGCGAGCACTGCCATGGCGTTGGCTCGGTCGTCGGGGGCGTCTTTGGCCCGCTTGAATTGGCCGCTGTTGTAGGCGGTGCCGTTCCAGAGCGCATCGAAGTTGTCCTCGATGCTTTGCATGTTGCTACGGTAGCCGGCGACGTCGGCCTCGTTGCCAGTGAGCTTCGCCATTTCGATGGCCGCTTTTTGGGCGAGGTAGTACCAGCAGTTTTGCAGGACGCCGTAGTCGGAGTTGTCGCCCCAGTCTATCCAGAACCACATGCCCTCCCTGCGCGTGACGACCAGACCCTCTTCGCCGAGCTCCCAGAGGCTGAGGTAGCGTTTGACGTAGGGATAGACGTCGCGGATGGTTTGGGCGTCGCCGGTGTTCAGGTAATACGTCCAGAAGCCGTACCAGCCGACGCTGTTGAGCATCTGGAGCGGGAGTTCGGATCGATCTTTCCCGGGCACTGGCGAGTAGAGCTGTCCGTTGGGCTTTTGGAATTCAGCGAGATTGTAGATGGCCTTTTTTATGAGCCGGTGGGACTCGAGGTCGAAGGTGTAGAAGACTTCGCCGAGCTGATTGACAACGTCGCCCCACCACTGGGCGCGTTCGCGGGTGGGGCAGTCGAAGAAGGTGTCCCGCATGTTGATGTAGAGAGTACGTCGAGCCATGGTCCAGAGCTTGTTGTAGAAGGGGTCGTCGGAGTGGAAGCTGCCGGTGAACTCGGTTGCGTATCCGGTTTCCCGGTACTTGAGTTCTAGGATTTCGACGCCTTCGGGGATTTGGTAGTGGACCTCGTGACCGCTGAGCCAAGCGATGGCTTCGAATTCTTGGATGCCGTCGGTAGTGGTGTAGACACTACGAGTAGCCCACTGGGGGCGCTTTTCTTGGATGCCGCCGTCTTGATAGGCGTCGGTACGGATGTCGATGGTTTTGCCGGCGGGGGCGTTGACTTTGAGGTAGGGGATGACTTGGGCGTTGTAGGGGAGTTTGGCGACGATGGTTTGGTCGGTGCCGGCATTGGGGAGCGTGGAGGCGTTTTCGTAGGGACGCAGGTCGCTGAGCATCCAAAGCGGTAGTGGGTTTTGACGGAGTTCGCCCCAAGGCTGAGCGCCGGCGGCGCCTTTTGGGACGGCCGGTTTCCAGGCGTCTGTGATAGCGTAGGTTTTTTCGTGCCAGCCCTCGATTTGGTTGTCGGCCGCGAAGTAGTTTATGTTGTGCTCGGAGAGGCGGTAGTTGGGCTGCGGGTCGGCTGTTTTTTCGCGCGAGTAGGCGGGATGGACGAGGGTGTGCCAGGTGGCGTCGCTGCCGAGAGTGGTGTCACCGAGTTGGGCGGAGAAGAAGAAGCCGCCTTGGCCGCTGTCTACATGGGAGAATCCGGAGCGTCCCCAATACCAGGCGAGGGCGGCGATGGAATTTTGTCCTTCGACGAGGAAGGGGCGGATGTCGACCAGATCGTAGTAGGTTCCATTGGGATGGGGACCGCGTTTGGCGCTACCTTCGAAGATGACTTGTTCGCCGTTGATCCAGAGCCAGAACTTGGAGTCGGCGGCGACTTTGGCGACGGCGGCTTCGGGGATCGAGGTGAGGGTGAGCTCCTTGCGGAAGCAGCGCCAAGTGTTGTCGGGACCGTCTTCATCGCCCCAGATCCATTGGGCTTCTTGGGCGAAGCTTTGCAGGGAGAGGGCGAATGCTGTGATTAGAAAGAGGAAGAGCTTCATCTGGTCGGTTGGGAGCGTTTTTTAACCGCGGATTCTTGGATTGGAAGGATCGCTGGATGGCGATCCTGAGTGGGAATCCGTTGATACGGCTTGAGGGGACTGTGCGGGACGGGCAGTAAAGCCCGCCCCTACGGGGTTATTTGGCGATGATTTCCCAGGTGCCGGGTTGAAGAGTTAGGGGCTGAACGGTGGGCGGTTCGATTTTTTTGCCGTTGAGGGTTATGCGGTTTTTGGGGTGGGTGGATTTTGGGAGCTTGAATTGGGCTTGGGTGCCTTCGGGTACTTTGATTTTGAATACGGTGGTGTCTTGGGTGCGATCCCAGCCGAATTCTATTACTCCGGCGATGCTTGGGACTTTTTGGTGGAGGTGCTCGATATCGAGGAGGGTGGGTGTGATTACGAACTCTTTCCATCCGGGGGTGGTCGGTTCGATGCCGGCGATGCGGCGGGCGATGATGGCGTTGGGGGCGTTCCAGGCGTGGTTGTAGCTGCCGCCGTTGGGAAACTTTTCGTAGAGGGTGGTGAGCCACTCGCGGTCGATTTGGCCGCGGTAGCGTGTAGTCATTCGTTCGATGGCGGCTTCGGGATAGCCGGCGTCGAACATCGCGAGGTTTACCATCCACTCGAAGTGCGGGCTGCAGTAGTGGTTGGGGATGAGAACGTTTTCAACGATGGCTTCGTAGCGTTCGTGGCCGGCCAGGCCGGAAAGGATGGCGATGGCGTTGGCTCGGTCGTCTTGGAGCTTCTCGGGAACGCTGCTGTAGTAGTTGCCTGTCCAATACGCTTGGTCGAAGGCGGCTTTCATGCTGGCGAGGCGCTTGGCGGCCCAGGCGGATGTTTCGGGCTCGCCTAGTTCGTCGGCCATCTTGCGTAGCGAGTCGAGGGCGGCGTAATAGAGGGCGGTTTGCAGGATGGTTATGTCTTGAGTTTCCTTGACGCCCCAGTCGTACCAGTTCCAGCGGTCGGGGCTGGTGCCGGTGAGGAGGATGGGGAGGCCGTCGTCGCCCATTTCCCATTTGGCGAGGTAGGTGCGAATGTAGGGGAGGGAGAACTCGAGGGTCTCGCGGTCGCCGGTGTTGAGGTAGTATTCCCAGACGCATTGGAAGGCGAACTGGAGGTTTTGGCTAAGCAGGTCGCGGAGGCGCAAGGGACCGAGGGCGCCGTAGCTTCCATCCTCGCTAAAGAGGAAGGTGGAGCGGATGGCGCGGCGGAGGAGGGCGCGGCCGTCGTCGCCCATGACGTAGAATAGGTAGCTGGTTTGGTCGGCGACGTCTCCGATCCAGAGGGCGCGTTCGCGGTCGGGGCAGTCCATGAAGTTGTCCCGAGCGCAGACCATGAGCGTGTTGGCGCCCATGTCCCAAAGGCGTTGCAAGTCGCCGTCGGAGGTTGTAAGGCTGCCTTCGATTTGGCCGACGCTGAGCCAACGGTATTTGAGATCGTGTACTGTCACGCCGGCGGGGATGTCATAAATGACTTCGTGTCCATTCATCCAGGAGTAGCCTTCGTAGGCCTGCTTGCCGGGACGGGTAGTGTAGTAGGTTTCGACGCGGTTGAGCTTGTTTTCCGTTTCGATGGTGATGAGTTCACCGCCTGATTGCGATTCGATTACGAGGTACGGAGTGACTTGCAGGTTGGCGGGGAGGCGGGCTTTGA of the Pelagicoccus enzymogenes genome contains:
- a CDS encoding glycosyl hydrolase; the protein is MRHLTKTLLATATLFASTASAAPDPAEFANPSNQYKPRTWMHIMCGNLSKEGFTQDFEALADADIGGALVFHIDRGIPCGPVEFGSEEFNDILAHAAVEAQRVGIEMGLHNCDGWSSSGGPWVTPEQSMKKVVFAETVVNGGRQSITLPRPDRSRDFYRDIAVLAWPASNDVQQLATQTANLSASAARNGIEALQDGNIDTETIITAADDGKIWIQASYPEPVTIKSIVTEQRSRHGVFTLYTSDDGESFQEVGTLNNGRIGKNHWTSTQSFTDGLTAKHFRLILDQSFPVSRFELVAYPRLPNWQVNNAMVSAEANPYDTLPTDAIIAPSDIHILHQGNLESDTLKTNLPKGKWLITRYGYTTTNAFNNPASDAGRGLEIDKLDAAALDHHFEQYVGKVVKEAQARGSNALLYSEIDSYEMGGNNWTANLDQLFSDRWGYDLTKWLPTFNGHVIESNAATHAVLTDMRDLVADLMTQNYFRRFSELCHEHGMLAYNEPYGFGTLNELEVGGTADKTMGEFWVREEGFDGFFNAAVSSARIYGNKVISAESFTSWHQVNWRGHPFSMKVYGDHAWTQGINETMFHRYAHQPNTHVIPGMTMGSVGSHIDRNQTWWHNAGKAWFKYLARGSYLLQQGLPVSDFLIFTGDKRPNQIPLWNSGIIPAGYRGDFVNADVLIHRITVQDGKLVLPEGISYKALYLHNSDQLRLATLQRLEELVARGATILGLAPSKPIGYREQTEKSDTFSNIVSKLWASETEPTHYKKGTVIPTAQIADGLAYLQLGPDLIVNGAPSADFIRRSIGDGTLYFLFNESKEYQDMQLDFRVTGLTPEIWDADTGTVEQVVDYQSDALRTRFRLTVEPHGSRFVYFRKGKAPEFTPSKLQLLDTLGQTAKTDEPEALPLDLDWQVTFDKNWGGPGQIAMPELQDWTEHSEDGVRHFSGTAVYNATFELPANWANTDTPVALDLGEVKIAAVITINGQRFPTLWKPPFAHDISSALKPGPNSIQVEVTNVWTNRLIGDEAHPANDDYDLNGTMPEWFSKNEPAPASDRYTWTSWNFYATDELKTLEPSGLIGPVRLVK
- a CDS encoding glycoside hydrolase family 78 protein — its product is MKKLTTLVTFAASIVAPAIAAPPAPSELELSEGFSNPFGFYNASPSFSWQLPASADSASQTAYQIAVASSPELLPDQADLWNTGKTDSAQSLYIPYAGAELSSRDVAYWSVRYWSQKGEASPWSQIQTFELGLLSNDDWQAKWISFPEHGKGQRTEYDTPLYRPVHFRKDFSAKVEVAKARLYITAKGLFEAHINGQQVGEDRMAPGWTPYHTRVETITYDVTKNLTQGKNTIGLILAEGWYAGRFGPKRTWGNEPPPEIIAQLEIEYADGSSDLVLTDSSWLTTIDGPIRTSGIYDGETYDANQEMPGWNQPGFAASNWTTPIEALIDSKIQLQPKRHFTTRDKIELTPISISKPEPDTIVFDMGQNMVGVPRIAIPMKKGQTLRTRVGEALNRDGTLYTRNLGSAKSINHYTANKDGIAEWQPQFTFHGFRYVEITGYDTENPPEFNWVKGIVQYTDFEDTGHFETSDLNINQLQSNIVWGLRGNFLDIPTDCPQRAERLGWTGDAQVFAPTAFYNSDLHAFWTAWLQSMCEEQYDDGQIPVVIPNATGKFTETGWSDACTIIPWETYWRTGDKKVLEENYDMMLRWLDYSATHVTDGISTQRTVGDWLQPYSQQKDKRRGDTDNSLISTAFYARSIELTQRTAAVLGHTEKSEELKTLHAQVAKAFQERFFDAEGRHTGDFQTQTVYLLALAFNLLDSEIAKKAAEHLISSLEAAEGHLRTGFLGTNLLAPTLDRIGRSDLAFDLLFKETYPSWLFSVSQGATTIWERWDGYTHLHGVNRSQGSLNHYAYGAIGEWMYERIAGIYPLDPGYKKIRISPLVGGPLTFARGKYDSPYGVIASYWEINDEELSLQVTIPSNTTAEVTLPAPYTNCIRLNGQVIETSNHPIRVEPGQYQFTAKKALSK
- a CDS encoding sulfatase family protein, whose protein sequence is MHHLLRKILASLTLTAIAGASATANDRPNIIMILSDDQAWTDYSFMGHEHIRTPHLDKLAESGVVYPRAYVTTPLCRPSLMTLATGHYAREHKITGNDPSPRLAPKEDPKHVELSIELFENIDRLDTLPKILGEAGYLSHQSGKWWEGHYSRGGFTHGMTQGSPGRGARHGDAGLKIGRQGMDPIFDFIAHAQEEEKPFYIWYAPFLPHTPHTPPDRILEHYNALGLDPDVAKYYAMCEWFDETCGQLIDHLEEQGLRENTLIYYVCDNGWVQTPSTVKSKDGWRHGFLPKSKQSVNEGGARSPIILSWPGVIEPDIKGDLVSSIDLFPTVLSAANVDIPDGLPGIDLMPNARDGERIDRDIIFGDSYAHDIADLDNPEASLLYLWAIRDRWKLILSYDGEVNRYANVHPRDVPIQLYDVIADPHEENNLADRYPNIVADLKDAIENWYPLTERKLVSKN
- a CDS encoding RNA polymerase sigma factor is translated as MALSDQNDWFEEEIEPHEPSLRAWLRSRFGFDSAIDDIVQESYIRILKYKGRTEVTSPKAYLFRTAHNVAVDYLKDLKKRQAEPLDEGSNIVHLEDWDNAKDILQHRNEVELLRSAIDSLPERCREIFVMRRVHGLASAEIAARLKISTHTVSSQLTIGLKKCTEYVQRATGNKLELR
- a CDS encoding alpha-L-rhamnosidase C-terminal domain-containing protein; the protein is MKLFLFLITAFALSLQSFAQEAQWIWGDEDGPDNTWRCFRKELTLTSIPEAAVAKVAADSKFWLWINGEQVIFEGSAKRGPHPNGTYYDLVDIRPFLVEGQNSIAALAWYWGRSGFSHVDSGQGGFFFSAQLGDTTLGSDATWHTLVHPAYSREKTADPQPNYRLSEHNINYFAADNQIEGWHEKTYAITDAWKPAVPKGAAGAQPWGELRQNPLPLWMLSDLRPYENASTLPNAGTDQTIVAKLPYNAQVIPYLKVNAPAGKTIDIRTDAYQDGGIQEKRPQWATRSVYTTTDGIQEFEAIAWLSGHEVHYQIPEGVEILELKYRETGYATEFTGSFHSDDPFYNKLWTMARRTLYINMRDTFFDCPTRERAQWWGDVVNQLGEVFYTFDLESHRLIKKAIYNLAEFQKPNGQLYSPVPGKDRSELPLQMLNSVGWYGFWTYYLNTGDAQTIRDVYPYVKRYLSLWELGEEGLVVTRREGMWFWIDWGDNSDYGVLQNCWYYLAQKAAIEMAKLTGNEADVAGYRSNMQSIEDNFDALWNGTAYNSGQFKRAKDAPDDRANAMAVLAGLASPNKYPAIKKVLEEQEFASPYMEKYVLEALCVMGEEEASLQRMKKRYTVMVDAPYTTLWEFWKTGGMGTYNHGWNAPNTILSQYIAGVAVVDPAWETYHVKPQLGSLNSIQVRVPSVKGDIDVDINKTDKTFSIQLLSPEETTALVGIPKKHFEITEIKANDTPIWSGEPIANLEGITPAGEDQNYLLFTVAPGQWTFTAKAK